In Kazachstania africana CBS 2517 chromosome 4, complete genome, the following are encoded in one genomic region:
- the BUD20 gene encoding Bud20p (similar to Saccharomyces cerevisiae BUD20 (YLR074C); ancestral locus Anc_8.11) — protein sequence MGRYSVKRYKTKRRTKDLDLIYEDLASQKRIQKLLNQPLDETKPGLGQHYCIHCAKYCETAIALKTHLKTKVHKRRVKELKSVPYTQEVADAAAGYNLNKFLNRVEQVKTAVGPAKENNENLLHEHLETTLANVKSTEPTLPWTDQNETTIEQQEQNINEEIIMK from the coding sequence ATGGGTAGATATTCTGTTAAGAGATACAAGACAAAGAGAAGAACGAAGGATTTAGACCTTATATACGAGGATCTAGCGTCACAAAAACgtattcaaaaattattaaaccAGCCATTAGATGAAACAAAACCAGGTTTAGGTCAACATTACTGTATACATTGTGCTAAATACTGTGAAACAGCCATTGCTTTGAAGACGCATTTGAAAACGAAAGTCCATAAGAGGAGAGTAAAAGAGTTGAAAAGCGTTCCGTACACACAAGAAGTCGCTGACGCTGCTGCAGGTTacaatttaaataaattcttAAATAGAGTGGAACAAGTTAAAACAGCAGTGGGCCCAGCAAAGGAAAATAACGAAAATTTATTGCATGAACATCTAGAAACTACTTTGGCTAATGTAAAATCGACTGAACCAACTCTACCATGGACGGATCAAAATGAAACTACTATAGaacaacaagaacaaaatattaatgaaGAGATTATAATGAAATAG
- the OTU1 gene encoding ubiquitin-specific protease OTU1 (similar to Saccharomyces cerevisiae OTU1 (YFL044C); ancestral locus Anc_8.12) yields the protein MRLKVDNKVVSIDNNATLNDLIEEIGAPDAVAIRFGYPPLRLDIEENSKVAKLVDIGLSSGEKVRIVRNGGDVVKPSMPKLKDSQAIIEDSNVGRAILQVHTVPDDNSCLFHSISYSVYKDISLSLELRQIVSSEIQNNKAEYNDAILGRPNREYAAWILDLSSWGGGIEIAILSKHLNVAIYVLDVDINKFEKFNDDKFNDFIIILFNGIHYDCMEVDYGKTVFQKNDEKLTSQILSNSLDIAKKLKANGYCFNTQKAKIICNVCRMKFVGERDVAKHAESTGHTDFGQAST from the coding sequence ATGAGATTAAAAGTAGATAATAAAGTGGTATCTATCGATAATAATGCGACACTTAATGATTTGATCGAAGAGATTGGGGCCCCCGATGCTGTGGCAATTAGATTTGGATATCCGCCACTTAGACTTgacattgaagaaaatagtaaAGTGGCAAAATTGGTTGATATTGGGTTAAGTTCAGGTGAAAAAGTAAGAATAGTAAGGAATGGTGGTGATGTAGTCAAGCCATCTATgccaaaattaaaagattcTCAGGCAATAATTGAAGATAGTAATGTGGGACGTGCCATATTACAAGTACATACTGTCCCTGATGATAATTCATGTCTTTTTCATTCGATATCGTATTCAGTATATAAAGATATTTCGTTATCTTTAGAATTACGACAGATCGTTTCGAGTGAAatacaaaataataaagcTGAGTACAATGATGCCATATTGGGAAGACCTAATAGGGAATATGCGGCATGGATACTTGACTTAAGTTCATGGGGTGGCGGAATTGAAATTGCGATACTATCAAAACACCTTAATGTTGCCATCTATGTGTTAGACGTTGATATTAAtaagtttgaaaaatttaatgatgataaatttaacgattttattattattttatttaatggtATTCATTACGATTGTATGGAAGTAGATTATGGTAAGACagttttccaaaaaaatgatgagaAATTAACGAGCCAGATTCTGTCCAATTCATTGGATATtgccaagaaattgaaagcaAATGGGTATTGTTTCAATACGCAGAAGGCTAAGATCATTTGTAATGTCTGTCGCATGAAATTTGTCGGAGAGAGAGATGTCGCCAAGCATGCAGAATCCACAGGACATACTGATTTTGGTCAAGCATCGACATGA
- the LAM6 gene encoding Lam6p (similar to Saccharomyces cerevisiae YFL042C and YLR072W; ancestral locus Anc_8.14) has protein sequence MTDSTLHYSDTENWNTIPDVSTKSNNSDFNYLLKDNNNQQIEITIKNSEFKIKKFKDMNNLKSRPSFPEVSNDVSNSTKDADLIVSHGDAMESVNDIIRTHIRPAISRGTDIINYSIAKMPSNETDDLEIDQVIRSIDDLSSNATSNTTLLLKEVHHFKKNSGYNYKGPMVRDSSVPVPPFPEIMDNETILNEFEFPCPPGLLFEIIFSESNTQFQLEFLKRLDSSNITPFDEFINDERVYSYLKQLHFPVGPKSTICEAKDIIVYKDLMKGIELRNITRTPNIPSGKSFVIVTRYLFSWNEQGNGCDLRISYWIEWSNKSWIKNMIEANCKSGLLDAIKEFSELIEKYFNEKTEVVALQVEENVEEPIKMENVSKPHPEVKELKKQTTVIRDNTNWANSLIPVISIVLIILLVFNLLMMIKLSRSINKFCKILMLQTDPRIKTLTSQLADADNEKGSRHLIGTLLNLIDDYI, from the coding sequence atGACTGACTCAACTTTGCATTATTCAGATACTGAAAATTGGAATACCATACCGGACGTATCAACAAAGAGTAACAATTCggatttcaattatttattgaaggataataataatcaacaaattgaaataacGATCAAGAATTCTGaatttaaaatcaaaaaattcaaagatatgAATAATCTTAAATCGAGACCTTCCTTTCCCGAAGTTTCTAACGACGTTTCTAATTCGACAAAGGATGCTGATCTAATTGTATCCCACGGTGACGCCATGGAGTCCGTGAATGATATAATCAGGACTCATATACGGCCAGCAATCTCGAGAGGAACAGATATCATCAATTATTCGATTGCGAAAATGCCTTCAAATGAAACTGATGACTTGGAAATTGATCAGGTAATTAGgtcaattgatgatttaagCTCTAATGCAACTTCTAATACCACTCTCCTCCTGAAAGAAGTACAtcatttcaagaaaaattcaggATACAATTATAAGGGACCCATGGTCAGAGATTCATCGGTCCCCGTACCACCCTTCCCAGAAATTATGGATAATGAAACAATActcaatgaatttgaatttcctTGTCCTCCAGGTTTGctctttgaaattatattcAGCGAAAGTAATACTCAATTCCAGCTGGAATTCTTAAAGAGACttgattcttcaaatattacgccatttgatgaatttatcaacGATGAGAGAGTATATTCGTATTTAAAACAACTTCATTTCCCAGTGGGTCCGAAATCTACAATATGTGAGGCTAAAGATATCATTGTTTATAAAGATTTAATGAAAGGGATTGAACTGAGGAATATTACGAGGACCCCAAATATTCCTAGTGGTAAAAGTTTTGTAATCGTTACGAGATATTTGTTCAGTTGGAATGAACAAGGAAACGGTTGTGATTTGAGGATTTCGTATTGGATTGAATGGTCCAATAAGAGTTGGATCAAAAATATGATTGAAGCAAATTGTAAGAGTGGTTTACTGGATGCGATTAAGGAGTTCAGtgaattgattgaaaagTATTTCAATGAGAAGACGGAGGTCGTTGCGTTACAGGTTGAGGAAAACGTTGAAGAACCGatcaaaatggaaaatgtaTCAAAACCTCATCCCGAGGTGAAAGAACTCAAGAAACAAACAACTGTGATAAGAGACAACACCAATTGGGCAAACTCACTTATTCCAGTCATTAGCATTGTATTAATAATACTTCTCGTGTTCAATCTGCTGATGATGATCAAATTATCACGAtctataaataaattttgcAAGATTCTTATGCTACAAACTGATCCCAGGATAAAAACACTCACATCACAACTTGCAGATGCAGATAATGAGAAGGGATCGCGTCATCTTATTGGTACTCTCTTGAATCTGATTGATGATTATATATGA
- the RGR1 gene encoding Rgr1p (similar to Saccharomyces cerevisiae RGR1 (YLR071C); ancestral locus Anc_8.15) — MTTELDSSSKMLQSNGISNGLQDFNNQAKFDTPMTNSNQSNDPVSVPNSINKLPPSYTRLSLETNKPPTIPHVQINQTSLSLIIRNLTVFTIKEISQYMKTNLHNTMDNSKTTKKINFLNLIIFLRNQFLKLYVLIKWSRTIKNNNFHILIDLLNWFRTTNMSVNNCIWSLKSSLESMTNAKLPNVDLITALEVLSLGRPNLQTFKILKNDNLNYVNGMIEIPSNLIISKLNDLNLVNSIKISMMEVPPQFNNYNVKNGKIYITVPGEFEIQLSTVDHQSNLFFVDLTLLLNSSSETKESNDETTSDTGNNNSNDTSNMENNDDNKSSSPGNKIISKNFDNSLPLNKQRLEKVINEILFKSSKPLFSLYQFLHKYILTLKLYMIHMELLNLETLGKYSGGNLIHSYDSKKSIINGRYWINGKTGNKGKFTIGVAKSTETLVLRWDNYNEISTQDKTPSIYPDLLNNIENILDEIMFNHANLIRLDLLSKKVFQEDEDNLDVLLFQLPTTCQSTAPVQLKIDLITGVFYFKNPTPLLLEYTQQINRAETTTDLLKILQKLKLDKITQILNNMFEKTGWICSKAIKLSKSITTDIKVNNRTKNNEDDDRILQRDMFVSLPKWPIKWYLVLSIISSDSSCIIEKRIGKIVSNKGNWELKYLDPKSIHSSKMESITYQKIMPLQKSILHRIINHMLIDSLNQLNIHNKVCSTEVINSVLPKYIVEDLQKDSSDDSSEEYTSVIALELQSFLEGSKALNGILENSMFLRIDYKNSLIRLYAKFKKDKMIKQVQCEELLTHFIEDNSLDFYLNETFKNLGEIVKYLTTFRQKLMQLVVVTDVVDKLHKNFSSEFFKITELKPNEISFKYLKDQDTNDDKQDCTINIITSEQMVKNLTFKLSESNPQHVIQPFINNSSLDYHFIFNYLQFTSSFFITLSKIINETQQNTVKHSPTVRLGLHNLSEYQLIYYNPESGTKLTLIIELKNVSHNSRSKIHYFIHFSEDEHITTKSLAYPMIHQVSNQIFTLDANAQAKSRYPFAIRLIDGISCDSRDIENILSDIHEILKVDSDKKNNTN; from the coding sequence ATGACAACTGAATTAGATTCTTCAAGTAAGATGCTACAAAGTAACGGGATCTCTAATGGATTGCAGGACTTCAATAACCAGGCAAAGTTCGATACTCCGATGACAAATAGTAATCAATCCAATGATCCAGTTTCGGTACCGAATAGCATAAATAAACTACCTCCTAGTTATACTAGACTTTCTTTAGAAACAAATAAACCACCCACGATACCTCATGTCCAAATCAATCAAACTTCTTTATCTCTAATCATAAGGAATTTAACCGTCTTTAccatcaaagaaatttctcaGTATatgaaaacaaatttaCACAATACGATGGataattcaaaaacaaCTAAGAAAATAAACTTTTTAAATCTGATCATTTTCTTAAGAAAtcagtttttgaaattatacGTTTTAATCAAATGGTCACGTACAATTAAAAACAATAATTTCCACATattgattgatttattgaacTGGTTCAGGACGACGAATATGTCTGTAAATAATTGTATTTGGTCGTTAAAATCAAGTCTAGAGTCAATGACTAATGCTAAATTACCAAATGTGGATCTTATTACAGCTTTAGAAGTCTTGAGCTTAGGTAGACCAAATTTacaaactttcaaaattttgaaaaacgaCAATTTGAACTATGTTAATGGAATGATTGAGATaccttcaaatttaataatatcaaaattgaatgacTTAAATTTAGTtaattcaatcaaaatatcaatgatgGAAGTACCTCCTCAATTCAACAATTATAATGTTAAAAATGGTAAGATTTACATCACTGTTCCAGGAGAGTTTGAGATTCAGTTATCTACAGTGGATCATCAATCTAATCTATTCTTTGTGGATCTCACTTTACTcctcaattcttcatcggAAACAAAAGAATCTAATGATGAAACCACCTCTGATACtggaaataataatagcaaTGATACTTCTAATatggaaaataatgatgataataaaaGTAGCAGTCCAGggaataaaattatttcaaaaaattttgataattcgTTACCTTTAAATAAACAAAGACTGGAAAAAGTAATCAATGAAatccttttcaaaagtagTAAACcgttattttcattgtatCAATTTTTACATAAATATATCTTAACGTTGAAGCTTTATATGATCCACATGGAATTACTGAATTTGGAGACTCTAGGAAAATATTCTGGTGGTAATTTAATCCATTCGTATGATTccaaaaaatcaattattaaTGGTAGATACTGGATTAATGGTAAAACAGGAAATAAAGGAAAATTCACAATAGGCGTTGCCAAAAGCACAGAGACTCTTGTCTTAAGATGGGATaattataatgaaatttctaCTCAGGATAAGACACCTTCGATTTATCCAGATCTTTTGaacaatattgaaaatatcttaGATGAAATCATGTTCAATCACGCAAATCTAATTAGATTGGATCTTTTATCTAAGAAAGTTTTccaagaagatgaagataatcTAGATGTACTATTATTTCAGTTACCAACAACGTGTCAATCTACAGCTCCAGTACAATTAAAGATCGATTTAATAACAGGGGTTTTCTATTTCAAGAATCCAACTCCTCTATTATTAGAATATACACAACAAATCAATAGAGCAGAGACAACGACTGATTTactcaaaattttacaaaaattgaaattggatAAAATAACACAAATACTCAATAATATGTTTGAAAAAACTGGTTGGATTTGTAGTAAAGCAATTAAACTGAGCAAATCAATTACAACAGACATTAAAGTCAACAATagaacaaaaaataatgaagatgacgacCGAATTTTACAAAGAGACATGTTTGTTTCTTTACCAAAATGGCCCATTAAGTGGTATTTAGTCctatcaataatttcatcagaTTCATCCTGTATCATAGAAAAGAGAATAGGTAAAATTGTTTCTAATAAAGGGAATTGGgaattaaaatatttggatcCAAAAAGTATTCATTCATCCAAGATGGAATCAATAACGtaccaaaaaataatgcCTCTACAGAAATCAATTTTACACAGAATCATAAATCATATGTTAATAGACTCACTAAACCAGTTGAACATCCACAACAAGGTTTGCTCCACAGAAGTGATCAATTCTGTACTACCAAAATATATTGTTGAAGATTTACAAAAAGATAGCTCCGATGATAGCAGTGAAGAATACACTTCTGTCATTGCATTGGAATTACAATCTTTCTTAGAAGGTTCGAAAGCATTAAATGgtatattagaaaattcGATGTTTTTAAGAATTGACtataaaaattctttaatcAGGTTATATgctaaattcaaaaaagataaaatgaTTAAACAAGTTCAGTGTGAGGAGCTGCTAACTCACttcattgaagataattcTTTGGACTTCTATTTAAatgaaactttcaaaaatcttgGTGAAattgtgaaatatttgacaACATTTAGGCAAAAACTTATGCAACTAGTTGTTGTTACAGATGTTGTTGATAAGTTGCACAAAAATTTCTCCTCtgagtttttcaaaatcactGAATTGAAACCTAATGAAATTTccttcaaatatttaaaagaCCAAGATACAAATGACGATAAACAAGATTGTACGATTAATATCATAACCAGCGAACAGATGGTAAAGAATCtaactttcaaattatccGAATCTAACCCACAACATGTAATACAACCTTTTATCAATAACTCCAGCCTGGATTATCACTTCATCTTTAACTACCTACAATTcacatcttcattttttattactTTAAGCAAAATCATTAATGAAACTCAACAGAATACTGTTAAACATTCACCAACTGTAAGACTCGGATTACATAACCTTAGCGAATATCAGTTAATCTACTATAACCCAGAATCTGGCACTAAGCTGACTCTTataattgaattgaaaaatgtctCCCATAATTCCAGAAGTAAGATCCATTACTTCATTCATTTCTCAGAAGATGAACACATCACAACCAAGTCTCTAGCATACCCTATGATTCATCAAGTAAGCAACCAAATCTTCACTTTGGATGCAAATGCCCAAGCAAAATCAAGGTATCCTTTTGCAATTAGATTAATTGATGGTATTTCTTGTGATTCAAGAGATATTGAGAATATTTTATCGGATattcatgaaattttgaaagttgaTAGTGACAAAAAGAATAATACTAATTAA